The uncultured Methanomethylovorans sp. genome contains a region encoding:
- a CDS encoding tRNA (cytidine(56)-2'-O)-methyltransferase, translating into MGRIVILRIGHRAFRDKRITTHVGLTARALGAEGMLLASDDPSIKQNIEDVATRWGGNFYVINDVNWKHEVKKWKDAGGKVCHLSMYGVNLPDAVDDLKQCEQLMVVVGAEKVPPEIYDLADWNIAVGNQPHSEVAAIAITLDRIAAIDPLRQSLPGGQLSIVPMERGKKVIER; encoded by the coding sequence ATGGGAAGAATAGTGATTTTACGTATTGGCCACAGAGCCTTCAGGGATAAACGTATAACAACTCATGTGGGTCTGACAGCCAGGGCACTAGGTGCTGAAGGCATGCTACTTGCTTCGGATGACCCCAGTATCAAGCAGAATATCGAAGATGTGGCCACTCGCTGGGGAGGCAATTTCTACGTTATCAACGATGTAAACTGGAAGCATGAAGTAAAAAAATGGAAAGATGCAGGCGGAAAGGTCTGTCACCTCTCCATGTATGGCGTAAATCTTCCGGATGCTGTGGATGATCTTAAGCAATGTGAACAGCTCATGGTAGTTGTCGGTGCAGAGAAAGTTCCGCCTGAAATATACGATCTTGCTGACTGGAATATTGCAGTAGGCAACCAGCCTCACTCTGAAGTTGCAGCCATTGCTATAACTCTGGATCGAATAGCTGCAATCGATCCTTTAAGACAGTCATTGCCCGGTGGGCAATTGTCCATAGTACCCATGGAAAGGGGAAAAAAGGTCATCGAAAGATAG
- a CDS encoding AMP phosphorylase, with amino-acid sequence MELKVQPIDIKVGKYKVILNTIDAKELGVNEGDRVRVKDHVTLTAIVDFTEDMISPGMIGLYHEVQEQLQRQWTEVVEVEAAEKPKSTRIIRKVMDGEKLTQDEIKELVKDITEETLSDIEIAAFLTASYIKDMTEEETEWLTRAMIESGEKIEFDVHPIMDKHSIGGVPGNKISLLVVPIVAANGLLIPKTSSRAITGAGGTADLMEILAPVEFTAAQIKDMTQKVGGVIVWGGATNIAPADDKLIKVEYPLSIDPHCQLLASIMAKKGAVGADKVVIDIPTGTGTKIPDVKAGRKLARDLISLGERLGMDVDCALTYGSSPIGRTVGPALEVKEALQVLETTQGPNSLIEKSIGLAGMLLEMGGVAARGQGRDLAFETLQNGKALAKLKEIIAIQGGNPDVTSEDIKVGEFTAELKAPHNGYIIELHNKRLVQIARLAGAPNDKGSGVYIHKKRGESVKQGETVLTIYAEKEVKLQGALKSARQDSPILVEGMLLEKVGDVREF; translated from the coding sequence ATGGAGCTAAAAGTACAGCCAATTGACATCAAGGTCGGTAAATACAAGGTAATTCTGAACACCATCGATGCCAAGGAGCTTGGTGTGAATGAGGGCGACAGAGTAAGGGTAAAGGACCACGTCACACTTACTGCTATTGTTGATTTTACAGAGGATATGATCTCTCCGGGTATGATTGGTCTCTATCATGAGGTTCAGGAGCAGCTCCAAAGGCAGTGGACTGAGGTTGTGGAAGTTGAGGCCGCAGAGAAGCCCAAGTCTACTCGAATCATAAGGAAGGTAATGGACGGCGAAAAATTAACCCAGGACGAGATCAAAGAGCTTGTAAAGGACATAACGGAAGAAACCCTCAGTGATATAGAGATTGCCGCTTTCCTCACAGCCTCCTACATCAAGGACATGACCGAGGAAGAGACCGAATGGCTGACCAGAGCCATGATAGAATCCGGGGAAAAAATCGAGTTTGATGTCCACCCCATTATGGACAAGCACTCAATTGGTGGTGTTCCGGGAAACAAGATCTCTCTGCTTGTAGTTCCAATAGTTGCTGCCAACGGCCTACTCATTCCCAAAACCAGCTCCCGGGCAATAACAGGGGCAGGGGGTACTGCCGATCTCATGGAGATCCTGGCACCAGTAGAGTTCACTGCAGCTCAGATTAAAGATATGACACAAAAAGTAGGGGGTGTCATTGTATGGGGAGGAGCCACTAACATAGCTCCGGCTGATGATAAGCTCATCAAGGTGGAATACCCCCTTTCCATAGATCCTCACTGCCAGCTGCTGGCTTCCATCATGGCAAAAAAAGGTGCTGTGGGAGCCGATAAAGTGGTCATTGACATCCCCACTGGTACTGGCACTAAGATACCTGATGTCAAAGCAGGCCGTAAACTAGCCAGGGATCTTATCAGTCTCGGAGAACGCTTAGGGATGGACGTGGACTGTGCTCTTACATACGGCTCCTCACCTATAGGACGGACAGTAGGTCCTGCCCTGGAAGTAAAAGAAGCTCTTCAAGTGCTGGAAACTACGCAGGGTCCAAACAGCTTGATTGAAAAAAGCATTGGTCTTGCCGGTATGCTCCTTGAAATGGGAGGTGTCGCAGCCCGAGGACAGGGGCGCGATCTTGCCTTTGAAACCCTACAGAATGGCAAAGCTCTGGCAAAGCTCAAAGAGATCATAGCCATTCAGGGTGGCAATCCGGATGTCACCAGTGAAGACATAAAGGTCGGCGAGTTCACTGCTGAACTTAAGGCACCACACAACGGATATATCATAGAGTTACACAACAAACGCCTGGTCCAAATAGCAAGACTTGCCGGTGCTCCCAATGACAAAGGGTCGGGAGTCTATATTCACAAGAAAAGGGGCGAATCTGTGAAACAGGGCGAAACTGTGCTTACCATATATGCAGAAAAGGAAGTAAAGCTTCAGGGAGCTCTCAAGAGCGCCAGACAGGATTCACCCATACTTGTGGAAGGCATGCTTCTTGAAAAAGTAGGAGATGTCAGGGAATTTTAA
- a CDS encoding nucleoside deaminase, translating into MFRLIHVAINEARRGMQNNHGGPFGAVIVKDGEIISTAHNEVLISKDPTAHAEILAIRRASQELGQFDLSDCEIYTTSQPCPMCLAAICWAKIKRVHYGTTTEEVSSIGFDDSNIYRILKGEKTAEMEIMTIEREACLELLKEWENKKDKKMY; encoded by the coding sequence ATGTTCCGATTAATCCATGTAGCCATTAATGAAGCTCGCAGAGGTATGCAGAACAATCACGGTGGGCCTTTTGGCGCAGTTATAGTAAAAGATGGAGAAATAATATCCACAGCTCATAACGAAGTACTAATCAGTAAAGACCCAACAGCCCATGCTGAAATACTAGCCATCCGCAGGGCATCACAGGAACTTGGGCAGTTCGACCTCTCAGATTGTGAAATATATACCACTTCACAACCATGTCCCATGTGTTTGGCAGCTATCTGCTGGGCCAAGATCAAACGTGTCCATTACGGTACTACCACTGAAGAAGTCTCAAGTATCGGTTTTGACGACAGCAACATCTACCGCATCCTCAAAGGAGAAAAAACAGCAGAAATGGAAATCATGACCATTGAACGAGAAGCCTGCCTGGAACTGCTGAAAGAATGGGAAAACAAAAAAGACAAGAAAATGTATTAA
- a CDS encoding sarcinarray family MAST domain-containing protein: MKKKVFFLMLFISFNLMSSAVSAENPYAKIDVYYNGQLYPGATTPKPSLDIGEPFSLRFDVTSYQRCYVSVKLTTIDYKDFQIINGSSKILDEYVGQIIEKNETLRYQWEVVPTDNWAGGSIPIDFVYQFDEFGEGGDILTKGRFTAAYITVSEEYYDDNAPAKTATNSTSEKPAKAPGFMLPVAIGMLLLAGICRRYT; the protein is encoded by the coding sequence ATGAAAAAGAAAGTCTTTTTTTTAATGTTGTTCATAAGTTTCAATTTAATGTCATCGGCTGTATCTGCTGAAAATCCTTATGCTAAGATAGATGTTTATTACAATGGACAATTATACCCTGGTGCAACAACTCCTAAACCATCATTAGATATTGGAGAACCTTTTTCTCTTCGTTTTGATGTAACATCATATCAACGATGCTATGTATCTGTAAAATTGACTACTATTGATTATAAGGATTTCCAGATTATTAATGGGTCCTCTAAAATACTTGATGAGTATGTTGGTCAAATAATCGAGAAAAATGAAACCCTGCGTTATCAGTGGGAAGTTGTACCCACAGATAACTGGGCAGGAGGAAGTATTCCTATAGATTTTGTTTATCAATTTGATGAATTTGGGGAAGGAGGTGATATTCTCACAAAAGGCCGGTTCACCGCCGCTTACATAACCGTCAGTGAAGAGTATTACGATGATAACGCGCCTGCTAAAACAGCTACCAATTCTACAAGTGAAAAGCCTGCAAAAGCCCCGGGATTCATGTTACCCGTAGCTATTGGAATGTTGTTATTAGCTGGAATATGCAGAAGATATACATGA
- the pheA gene encoding prephenate dehydratase translates to MIIGVLGPSGTYSDKAASLWIEKECNSISRDVSLKYCGDFIDTFDSIVNNEADIGIVPVENSIEGSVGVTLDLLMEHEVQIIGEVIVPIEHCLLSKGKIGDIRVILSHPQALGQCRQFIKSHFPHAEIRTTGSTSHAAKLATEFEEMAAIASRESASKYRLNVLLCNIQDCNNNHTRFIVFRKKHEADDLVWKNIDANTTEQADKTKLSLPHRTSIIVYLDRDRPGALYDLLGEFATRKINLTRIESRPSKRILGDYLFYIDFAGNISDTIIKDALNNILPKAGMMKVLGSYVMM, encoded by the coding sequence ATGATTATCGGTGTGCTTGGGCCCAGTGGAACATACTCGGATAAAGCTGCTAGTCTATGGATTGAGAAAGAGTGTAATTCTATCTCAAGAGATGTTTCCCTTAAGTATTGTGGGGACTTCATCGATACTTTTGATTCGATAGTGAACAATGAAGCTGATATAGGCATTGTACCTGTGGAAAACTCTATCGAGGGATCAGTGGGCGTTACCTTGGACCTGCTTATGGAACATGAAGTTCAGATAATAGGAGAGGTTATTGTGCCTATAGAACACTGTTTATTGTCTAAAGGGAAAATAGGGGATATTAGAGTGATACTTTCCCATCCCCAGGCATTGGGACAGTGTAGGCAATTCATCAAAAGCCATTTCCCCCATGCAGAGATACGTACGACAGGTAGCACTTCTCATGCAGCTAAACTTGCCACTGAGTTTGAGGAGATGGCAGCAATAGCATCAAGAGAATCGGCCAGCAAATATCGCCTGAACGTGCTGCTCTGCAATATACAGGATTGCAATAATAATCATACACGTTTTATTGTCTTCAGGAAGAAACATGAAGCTGACGACCTTGTATGGAAAAACATAGATGCTAATACAACTGAACAGGCTGATAAAACAAAGCTGAGTCTTCCACACAGAACATCCATAATAGTCTACCTTGACAGAGACAGACCTGGAGCATTGTATGATCTGCTGGGTGAATTCGCTACCAGGAAAATAAATCTCACAAGGATAGAATCCAGACCTTCAAAACGTATCCTGGGAGATTATTTATTTTACATAGACTTTGCAGGAAATATAAGCGATACTATTATAAAAGATGCTTTAAATAACATTCTGCCGAAAGCAGGGATGATGAAAGTGCTTGGCTCCTATGTCATGATGTAA
- a CDS encoding MoxR family ATPase — translation MNSSEMSAGNLSQTYRLASDMFNALFAEIGKVVVGQQEYVEHMIITMLCNGHALVESNPGLGKTLTISTIARVMDLKFSRIQCTPDLMPADITGTNIIEEHAGIKAFKFQAGPVFANIVLADEINRASPKTQSAMLEAMQEKQITVANDTYPLDKPFFILATQNPIEMEGTFPLPEAQLDRFLLKILLDYPTFEQELSIVDRYTKMDSPQVRKVMNKNTLLDLQKLTTEVPISDQLKSRAVKIVMATRQNSEHIEYGASPRASIGLIMAAKARALIKGRNYVSEEDIEVMAYPILRHRIGLSFESERRGITPDQMIKGILSQVK, via the coding sequence ATGAACTCCAGTGAAATGAGCGCAGGAAATCTGTCCCAGACATACCGGCTTGCCAGCGATATGTTCAATGCATTGTTCGCCGAGATAGGCAAGGTTGTAGTTGGACAGCAAGAGTATGTGGAACATATGATAATCACTATGCTCTGTAATGGGCATGCTTTGGTCGAGAGCAATCCCGGCCTTGGGAAAACATTGACCATTTCTACGATAGCAAGGGTTATGGATCTGAAGTTTAGCAGGATCCAGTGTACACCGGACCTAATGCCTGCTGACATCACGGGAACGAACATCATAGAAGAGCACGCAGGAATAAAAGCATTCAAGTTCCAGGCAGGGCCAGTCTTTGCCAACATAGTACTGGCCGATGAGATTAACCGTGCCTCACCAAAGACACAATCTGCAATGCTTGAAGCCATGCAGGAAAAACAGATAACCGTAGCCAATGACACTTACCCACTTGACAAACCGTTCTTTATACTGGCTACACAGAACCCTATTGAAATGGAAGGAACATTCCCGTTGCCTGAAGCACAATTGGACAGGTTCTTGCTGAAGATATTACTGGACTATCCTACATTTGAGCAGGAACTCAGCATTGTGGACAGATACACTAAGATGGATTCTCCGCAGGTTAGAAAAGTAATGAACAAGAACACGTTACTTGATCTGCAAAAATTGACTACTGAAGTGCCTATATCTGATCAATTAAAATCCAGAGCTGTAAAGATAGTCATGGCTACACGGCAGAACAGTGAGCATATAGAATACGGTGCATCCCCCAGAGCTTCTATAGGCCTTATCATGGCAGCAAAGGCGCGTGCTTTAATTAAAGGTAGAAATTACGTAAGCGAAGAAGATATCGAGGTTATGGCTTATCCGATACTTCGGCACAGAATTGGCCTTTCATTTGAATCAGAGAGGCGGGGCATTACTCCGGATCAGATGATCAAAGGAATTCTTTCACAGGTCAAATAA
- a CDS encoding DUF58 domain-containing protein, producing MNPGKHTIDADFFRQLDHFSFMVRKRVSSVYAGSRRSTNSGRGIDTVGFREYYPGDDPKSIDWKVYARSEKLYVRQFEEDKSLTAHILLDASKSMDYPDKDTTKFEYGLMLAMGFAYMVTKDNDKFAISTFSQDVDIAEPRRGKKYLFQTLERLETTKLQGKTDIHEAIIRYSPAIHSRSLVIIISDFMDNLDSIRSAIYRFSDHDLILVQVLDRTEAQLQVHGHTKFKDLETDSDLKTYVSDSFKENYQRKLMEHMNSIKDTCYHVGAEYYAFTTDVPIFEAFLYTIGRRR from the coding sequence ATGAATCCCGGTAAACATACTATTGATGCGGATTTCTTCCGGCAGCTTGATCATTTCTCTTTTATGGTAAGGAAGAGGGTTTCCAGTGTATATGCCGGTAGCCGACGCTCTACCAACAGCGGCAGAGGTATAGATACCGTAGGGTTCAGGGAATACTATCCTGGAGATGATCCCAAGTCCATTGACTGGAAAGTCTATGCCAGATCAGAAAAACTGTACGTAAGACAATTCGAGGAGGATAAATCCCTCACAGCGCACATACTGCTTGATGCCAGTAAGAGCATGGACTATCCCGACAAAGATACAACTAAATTCGAATATGGCCTGATGCTAGCAATGGGCTTTGCATACATGGTGACAAAGGATAATGATAAGTTCGCCATCTCCACCTTTTCCCAGGATGTGGATATCGCTGAGCCGCGCAGAGGAAAGAAGTACTTATTTCAAACGTTGGAACGGCTTGAAACAACAAAGCTTCAGGGCAAGACTGACATACATGAAGCCATCATAAGATATAGCCCTGCCATACATTCACGCTCGCTTGTGATTATCATATCTGATTTTATGGATAATCTGGATTCTATAAGATCTGCGATATATCGTTTTTCGGATCATGATCTTATTCTTGTACAGGTGCTGGACAGGACAGAAGCCCAGCTTCAGGTCCATGGTCATACAAAGTTTAAAGACCTTGAGACTGATTCAGACCTTAAAACGTATGTAAGCGATAGTTTCAAGGAAAACTACCAGCGCAAATTAATGGAGCACATGAACAGTATTAAAGATACATGTTACCATGTGGGAGCGGAGTATTATGCCTTCACTACAGATGTGCCCATCTTTGAAGCGTTCTTATACACAATAGGCAGGAGACGCTGA
- a CDS encoding VWA domain-containing protein has protein sequence MPFETPLALLALASVIPLIILYLLRPKPLLMKIPSVMFLMQVEEKKRFYTSITKLIKDPLFLIQLLVLILLALAAAAPYIITNEPLSDEHTVLVIDASASMQTDNRFQEAISKAGDYVSKKNSIVIAHSIPVTLLEGQDATTTKEALSSLKPGATVADISAAMGTGMRMLSNGGGRLVVISDFTNWEGEDPVSAKNLAESYGFKVEFVKIGGTTDNVGIIQGQLETTESGYTHNCVIKNYGASDLNIPVDITTTDGNSVTKNIDLTVKAKSTEQFVLQNLSTGTTTIKINRDDSLPVDNVAYISVPKVSNKRVLFVSEQSLLPSMTSVSLMPGIQTTKATGVPQDIAQFSVVVVAKSNQSLSSNEISLLSSYINSGGKVVFIASDGLAAQSTDLELQKLLPVRISNITATEKGLEMKVNQSTRLTDDLNLDEIAVYKYLNATSRLDTTTLIVSDKGIPMLAYGTVGEGTVVYVGFSDQLGEDSWNNFYNQPDFPVFWFKLVGWLGGSGDISEYNLKTGAISTLAKQQEITTPDGKETTNKVLYSSAGLYEVAGRTIAVNLYNDKESDTTIDASDVISRASTKNEPSVVRAATYESKNYLDTIMIVLVFILVILELYIIKKRGEL, from the coding sequence ATGCCCTTTGAAACTCCTCTGGCCCTATTGGCATTGGCAAGCGTTATACCTCTTATCATTTTGTATCTTCTAAGGCCAAAACCCCTGTTGATGAAGATCCCATCTGTGATGTTCCTCATGCAAGTGGAAGAGAAAAAGCGTTTCTATACTTCTATTACAAAGCTGATTAAAGACCCCTTGTTCCTTATACAATTGCTGGTGCTTATATTATTAGCCCTGGCTGCTGCCGCTCCTTACATAATTACAAACGAGCCTCTGAGCGATGAGCATACGGTACTGGTAATAGATGCATCTGCCAGTATGCAGACAGATAACCGTTTCCAAGAAGCAATAAGTAAAGCAGGGGACTATGTCAGCAAGAAAAACAGCATAGTAATTGCCCATAGTATTCCTGTAACACTACTTGAAGGACAGGATGCAACCACTACAAAAGAAGCTCTTTCATCTCTTAAACCAGGAGCTACAGTTGCAGATATTTCTGCTGCTATGGGTACAGGTATGAGAATGCTTTCCAATGGTGGTGGAAGGCTTGTAGTAATTTCGGACTTCACTAACTGGGAAGGAGAAGATCCGGTATCTGCAAAGAACCTGGCAGAATCGTATGGCTTTAAAGTGGAATTTGTAAAGATAGGTGGAACAACAGATAATGTAGGAATTATACAGGGCCAGCTTGAGACCACAGAGAGTGGTTATACTCACAATTGCGTGATTAAGAACTACGGTGCCAGTGATCTGAATATTCCAGTAGATATTACTACCACTGATGGCAATAGTGTAACTAAGAACATCGATCTTACTGTAAAGGCAAAGTCTACAGAACAGTTCGTGCTACAAAATCTTAGTACAGGTACCACTACTATCAAGATAAATAGGGATGACAGTCTGCCAGTAGATAATGTCGCATATATATCAGTGCCTAAGGTATCTAATAAGCGTGTCCTGTTCGTGTCAGAGCAGTCATTGCTGCCATCAATGACATCAGTATCCCTTATGCCAGGAATTCAGACTACTAAAGCCACCGGAGTGCCACAAGACATTGCACAGTTCAGTGTTGTTGTCGTTGCCAAATCTAACCAATCCCTTTCATCAAATGAGATATCACTACTTTCTTCTTACATAAACAGTGGCGGGAAAGTAGTCTTTATTGCAAGTGATGGTCTTGCTGCGCAGAGTACTGATCTGGAGCTTCAGAAATTGTTACCCGTAAGAATATCAAATATAACTGCGACAGAAAAAGGTCTGGAAATGAAAGTGAACCAGTCCACAAGACTTACTGATGATCTGAACCTGGACGAAATCGCGGTTTATAAGTATCTGAATGCAACCTCCAGGTTAGATACAACCACCCTCATCGTATCAGATAAAGGTATACCTATGCTTGCTTATGGGACAGTAGGTGAAGGGACCGTTGTATACGTTGGGTTCAGTGATCAGCTTGGAGAAGATTCCTGGAACAACTTCTATAACCAGCCTGATTTCCCCGTGTTCTGGTTCAAACTTGTAGGCTGGCTGGGAGGCTCTGGAGATATTTCTGAATACAACCTTAAGACGGGAGCTATTTCAACTCTGGCAAAACAGCAGGAAATAACTACACCAGATGGGAAAGAGACTACAAATAAGGTATTGTACAGCAGTGCTGGCCTATATGAAGTAGCAGGCAGGACCATTGCAGTCAACTTGTATAATGATAAAGAATCAGACACTACTATCGATGCCTCTGACGTCATAAGCAGGGCATCCACAAAGAATGAGCCTTCTGTTGTAAGGGCAGCAACATACGAATCTAAAAATTATCTGGATACTATTATGATAGTTTTGGTATTCATATTGGTCATTCTGGAACTTTATATAATCAAAAAGAGAGGTGAGCTCTAA
- a CDS encoding plasma-membrane proton-efflux P-type ATPase, producing the protein MNASAGFREESASYEDVKSQNLEEVLENLTTSRKGLSVEEAQKRLDKYGPNEIPEHKRSPLKKFMGYFWGPIPGMIEIAAILSAIIQRWEDFVIITLLLLLNAVVGFWEENKADNAIELLRKRMALEAKVLRDGKWIKVPSANIVPGDIVRVRLGDIIPADIKLLDEGYLLIDESALTGESLPVEKHQSDIAFSGSVVQQGEMNAVVLSTGVKSYLGKTTQLVAGVKTKSHFQKALLKIGDYLIVLAAILVTMIFIVSLFRHNSILETLQFSLVLTVAAIPAALPAVLSVSMAVGAMELAKKGAIVSKLVAIEEMAGMDILCSDKTGTITQNKLTLADIVTFTTEKDVLMSALMASREEDRDAIDNAILEKIKSMGGFEETSSFETVEFKPFDPVAKRTEATVKDNTGSTFKVTKGAPQVIAEMVGNNEISEKVDNAVNAFAEKGYRALAVAKSKTEDKWEMLGILALYDPPYEDSAETIKTALSMNVKIKMVTGDHTAIAREIAGRVGLGTNIVPAASLLAEDNAADIVEKADGFSQVFPEHKYKIVELLQSKDHIVGMTGDGVNDAPALKKADIGIAVAGATDAAKSAADIVFTHPGLSVIIDAIKESRIIFQRMKSYAIYRIAETIRVLLFITLSILAFNFYPVTALMIVLLALFNDAPIMAIAYDNVRYRNQPERWEMREVLSMATFLGIIGVFSSFLIFYIGKNVIHLDPNTLQSFIFLKLAVAGHLTIFLARTRGYFWSIRPSGLLFWSAILTKILATLIVVYGIYLTPLGWKLSGLVWIYSVVAFVVTDFIKVHLYNLIDHRGLKFSR; encoded by the coding sequence ATGAATGCATCTGCAGGATTTCGGGAAGAATCTGCATCTTATGAAGATGTGAAAAGCCAGAATTTAGAAGAAGTGCTGGAAAATCTGACCACAAGCAGAAAAGGACTTTCTGTAGAAGAAGCACAAAAACGTCTGGATAAATATGGTCCTAACGAGATACCGGAACATAAAAGATCACCCTTAAAGAAGTTTATGGGATATTTCTGGGGACCTATCCCAGGAATGATCGAAATTGCAGCTATTCTCTCAGCTATCATCCAGCGGTGGGAAGACTTTGTCATAATTACCTTACTTCTTTTATTGAATGCAGTAGTGGGTTTCTGGGAGGAAAACAAAGCTGACAATGCCATAGAACTCCTGAGAAAAAGAATGGCATTGGAGGCTAAGGTCCTGCGTGATGGAAAATGGATAAAAGTGCCTTCTGCAAACATAGTTCCCGGGGATATTGTCAGGGTGCGCCTTGGGGATATCATTCCTGCTGACATAAAACTTTTGGATGAGGGTTATCTGTTGATTGATGAATCTGCATTGACAGGTGAATCCCTGCCTGTGGAAAAACACCAGTCTGACATTGCTTTTTCCGGTTCCGTGGTGCAACAGGGAGAAATGAATGCAGTGGTACTTTCAACAGGTGTTAAAAGTTATCTTGGGAAAACCACGCAACTGGTAGCAGGAGTAAAAACAAAGAGCCATTTCCAAAAGGCTCTTCTCAAGATAGGAGACTATCTGATAGTGCTGGCAGCTATACTCGTAACGATGATCTTCATTGTTTCGCTCTTCAGGCATAACAGCATTCTGGAAACGCTTCAGTTTTCCTTAGTATTGACAGTTGCTGCGATTCCGGCAGCACTTCCTGCTGTGTTGTCGGTGTCCATGGCAGTGGGTGCGATGGAGCTGGCAAAGAAAGGAGCCATAGTGAGCAAACTTGTCGCAATTGAGGAAATGGCTGGCATGGACATACTCTGTTCTGACAAGACGGGGACTATCACACAGAATAAGCTAACACTGGCAGACATAGTAACCTTCACAACGGAAAAGGATGTACTCATGTCGGCATTAATGGCATCCAGGGAAGAAGATCGTGATGCTATTGATAATGCAATCCTCGAAAAGATCAAAAGCATGGGTGGTTTTGAAGAGACTTCTAGCTTTGAAACAGTAGAATTTAAACCATTCGATCCTGTTGCAAAACGTACTGAGGCAACTGTGAAAGATAACACCGGAAGTACATTTAAAGTTACTAAAGGTGCACCACAAGTTATTGCAGAGATGGTAGGTAATAACGAGATCAGTGAAAAAGTGGACAATGCCGTAAATGCATTTGCCGAAAAAGGTTACCGTGCACTGGCCGTTGCGAAGAGTAAAACTGAAGACAAATGGGAAATGCTTGGCATACTAGCATTATATGATCCTCCATATGAAGATTCAGCCGAGACTATCAAAACAGCCCTCTCCATGAACGTGAAAATAAAAATGGTCACAGGGGATCATACGGCTATTGCCAGAGAGATCGCAGGACGCGTTGGACTTGGCACTAATATTGTCCCGGCAGCTTCTCTTTTGGCTGAAGACAACGCTGCGGACATAGTTGAGAAAGCTGACGGTTTTTCACAGGTGTTTCCAGAACATAAGTACAAAATAGTGGAACTTCTCCAGAGCAAGGATCACATTGTAGGGATGACTGGGGATGGCGTCAATGATGCACCTGCCCTGAAAAAAGCGGATATAGGAATAGCTGTGGCAGGAGCTACAGATGCAGCTAAATCAGCCGCTGATATTGTATTCACTCATCCTGGCCTTTCAGTGATAATCGATGCCATAAAAGAAAGCCGAATAATTTTCCAGAGGATGAAAAGCTATGCCATATATCGTATAGCGGAAACCATACGTGTATTGCTCTTCATCACTTTATCTATACTGGCATTCAATTTCTATCCGGTTACTGCTCTTATGATAGTTCTGCTTGCCCTCTTTAATGATGCACCTATAATGGCTATTGCTTATGACAATGTGAGGTACCGGAACCAACCTGAAAGATGGGAGATGAGGGAAGTGTTGAGTATGGCAACTTTTCTGGGGATAATAGGGGTATTTTCTTCCTTCCTAATATTTTACATAGGAAAGAATGTGATACACCTTGATCCGAATACACTTCAATCGTTCATCTTCCTTAAACTGGCTGTAGCAGGCCATCTGACCATATTCCTGGCTCGAACAAGAGGTTATTTCTGGTCCATTCGCCCAAGTGGCCTATTGTTTTGGTCAGCCATCTTAACAAAAATACTGGCAACATTGATCGTAGTATATGGAATATATCTTACTCCTCTTGGCTGGAAACTTTCAGGGCTGGTGTGGATTTATTCAGTCGTGGCTTTTGTAGTAACTGACTTCATAAAGGTGCACCTGTATAATTTAATTGATCACCGGGGACTCAAGTTTAGTCGATAA
- a CDS encoding helix-turn-helix domain-containing protein, with product MVDFACKEFQIEAVIKCGLNLTKAELLILKHLLKHNTRWFTTEQIAEDLTLDISTIQRSAKKLTEKKVLQKSQNNLEGGGYFFVYKIKNKREIRELIMEIIHSWVERVEKELIVWEEEQNIVTGS from the coding sequence ATGGTAGATTTTGCATGTAAGGAGTTCCAGATAGAAGCTGTCATTAAGTGTGGTCTAAACCTAACAAAAGCAGAGCTTCTGATTCTGAAACATTTGTTAAAGCATAATACCAGGTGGTTCACCACCGAACAAATAGCTGAAGATTTGACCCTTGATATTTCCACTATACAGAGAAGTGCTAAAAAACTCACCGAAAAAAAAGTGCTGCAAAAGTCCCAGAATAATCTGGAGGGTGGAGGCTATTTCTTCGTGTACAAGATAAAAAATAAGAGAGAGATCCGAGAACTCATTATGGAAATAATCCATAGCTGGGTTGAGCGTGTGGAAAAAGAACTGATAGTATGGGAAGAAGAACAGAATATTGTAACAGGATCTTAA